One genomic region from Sphingobacterium sp. UGAL515B_05 encodes:
- a CDS encoding 3-ketoacyl-ACP reductase — protein MENITGKRALITGGARGLGKAVAYALAKEGVHIAITGRNEAALKDTVAELAELGTEVTYAVFDVSNYSAVQQEIEQLKNTFGSFDILINNAGVASFSAVLDMDVADWTSIIQTNLLGTYFVTKAILPQLIEKNQGDIIMVSSTAGLNGAATTSAYSASKFGVIGFADSLMREVRKNNIRVCTLMPSTIASDMSKDLGLTDGDPEKVLQPEDFAELVVANLKLPRRAMLKSASLWSTNP, from the coding sequence GGTGGCCTATGCATTAGCGAAAGAAGGTGTTCATATCGCAATTACCGGGAGAAATGAAGCTGCTTTGAAGGATACTGTCGCGGAACTTGCCGAGCTAGGCACTGAGGTCACTTATGCCGTCTTTGACGTATCAAATTATAGTGCTGTACAGCAGGAGATCGAGCAATTGAAAAACACTTTCGGTAGCTTTGATATATTAATTAACAATGCTGGAGTGGCATCATTTTCCGCTGTGCTCGATATGGACGTTGCCGATTGGACATCGATCATTCAGACAAATCTCTTGGGTACATACTTTGTTACAAAAGCTATCCTTCCACAACTGATTGAAAAGAATCAAGGCGATATCATTATGGTATCTTCGACAGCCGGATTAAATGGCGCCGCCACCACTTCCGCTTATAGTGCCTCAAAGTTTGGCGTCATCGGTTTCGCCGATTCTTTAATGCGGGAAGTACGAAAAAACAATATCCGTGTATGTACGCTAATGCCAAGTACGATTGCCTCAGATATGTCCAAAGATCTTGGACTCACCGATGGCGATCCGGAGAAAGTTCTCCAACCTGAAGATTTCGCGGAGTTGGTGGTTGCCAATTTAAAACTGCCAAGAAGAGCAATGCTAAAATCAGCATCTTTATGGTCTACAAATCCTTAA